The proteins below are encoded in one region of Juglans microcarpa x Juglans regia isolate MS1-56 chromosome 4D, Jm3101_v1.0, whole genome shotgun sequence:
- the LOC121260161 gene encoding uncharacterized protein LOC121260161, protein MAVKPMRHVQHRAEESNEDKPNPRETEDGNARSSQNMQMDCDDMIEEPKSGMIEKRDDETVRYVTLVCARNGQVRNRTLNVANPHPTGKTEFHNIHKHGLSPKKSRFFRCNRKVSDAVKRVLDTNDLASIRMNKSFGSLDVGAGGFENLPFLENDCRNYIDKARHLKFGTSGAGALQEYFSWMQYKNPRFFALMDLDDDGRSPIEKRLQDLYTNAKFKEVQQQVTGIIDMDPKLLKRNGAVETYLLEDEVRLEKFPKMVKHYVDFTEEDASAKCSCGLFEIRGILCRHILVVFKCKDIKSLPDRYILDHRRNDIKMRYTLMHSSYEGGEQCADCNRYSSLLNIYYQMITHVAGSKSNTEDATTKLYAMIELYSANQEPPSMT, encoded by the exons ATGGCGGTCAAACCGATGCGCCATGTACAACATAGAGCTGAAGAAAGTAATGAAGATAAACCAAATCCAAGGGAAACCGAGGATGGTAATGCTCGATCATCTCAGAATATGCAGATGGATTGTGATGATATGATTGAGGAGCCAAAGTCGGGGAT GATTGAGAAGAGAGATGATGAAACTGTTAGATATGTCACCCTTGTTTGTGCCCGCAATGGGCAGGTCCGGAATAGAACTTTGAATGTTGCCAATCCACATCCAACAGGAAAGACagaat TTCATAACATCCATAAGCACGGCCTCAGTCCAAAGAAATCTCGATTCTTTCGATGTAATAGAAAAGTGAGTGATGCCGTAAAAAGGGTCTTAGATACAAATGATTTAGCTAGCATCagaatgaataagagttttgGATCTCTTGATGTTGGTGCGGGTGGATTTGAGAACCTCccttttttggaaaatgattgtcgTAATTACATAGACAAGGCAAGACATCTAAAATTTGGCACAAGTGGTGCTGGAGCGCTTCAAGAGTATTTTTCATGGATGCAATACAAAAATCCTAGATTTTTTGCATTgatggatttggatgatgaTGGGAG ATCTCCGATTGAGAAGAGGTTACAAGATTTGTATACGAATGCTAAATTCAAAGAAGTTCAACAGCAAGTTACTGGCATCATCGATATGGATCCAAAGTTACTTAAGAGAAATGGTGCAGTAGAAACCTATTTGCTAGAGGATGAAGTTCGTTTGGAAAAGTTCCCTAAGATGGTGAAGCATTATGTGGACTTTACTGAGGAAGATGCGTCTGCAAAGTGTTCTTGTGGTTTATTTGAGATAAGGGGCATATTGTGTCGGCACATTTTGGTCGTATTCAAATGTAAGGATATTAAATCTTTGCCAGATAGGTACATTTTGGATCACAggagaaatgacataaaaatgaGATACACCTTGATGCACAGCAGCTATGAGGGAGGGGAGCAATGCGCAGATTGtaatagatattcaagtctGCTAAATATCTATTATCAGATGATCACACATGTAGCGGGTTCAAAATCTAATACTGAGGATGCAACTACTAAGTTATATGCGATGATTGAGTTGTATAGTGCCAATCAAGAACCCCCATCGATGACCTAA